The nucleotide sequence CTGGCCTCCAAGGCCACAGGTTTCCCTATTGCCAAGATCGCCGCCAAACTCGCCGTGGGCTACACGCTAGACGAGCTGGACAATGACATCACCAAGGTCACACCCGCCTCGTTCGAGCCGACAATCGACTACGTCGTCACCAAAATCCCCCGCTTCGCGTTCGAGAAATTCCCGGGCTCCGAGCCCTATCTGACAACGGCGATGAAATCCGTGGGCGAGGCCATGTCCATCGGCCGCACCATCCATGAGAGCATGCAAAAGGCGCTCGCCTCCATGGAAACCGGCCTGACCGGTTTCGACGAAATCGACATCGACGGCATGCCCGGCGTTGACGCCGTCACATGGGGCCCCGCCGCCGAAGGCGACATCATCCCGCGCATCGTGGTGGGCAAGGATGCAACCGCGCAGGAAGCCATCGACAAGACGCTCACCCGCGAACTGTCCAAGCAAACCCCGGACCGGCTGCGCGTCATCGCCCACGCCATGCGCTTCGGGTTCAGCAACGATGAAATCAACGAGATCAACCAATTCGACCCATGGTTCCTTGCCCGCATCCGCGAAATCATCGCCGCCGAGGCGACCCTTGCCAAAGACGGGTTGCCTATGACGGAAGACGGCCTGCGTGAGCTGAAAATGCTGGGCTTCACCGACGCCCGCCTCGCCAAACTCACAGGTCGCAACGAAAACGACGTCCGCAAGGCCCGCCACAACCTGGGCGTCACAGCCTGCTTCAAACGCATAGACACCTGCGCCGCCGAATTCGAGGCGCAGACCCCCTACATGTACTCCACCTACGAGGCCCCGATGATGGGGGAGGTCGAATGCGAGGCCCGCCCCACCGACCGCAAAAAGGTCGTCATCCTCGGCGGCGGCCCCAACCGCATCGGCCAGGGGATCGAATTCGACTATTGCTGCGTGCACGCCTGCTACGCCCTGACCAAGGCGGGCTACGAGACGATCATGATCAACTGCAACCCGGAAACCGTGTCGACCGACTACGACACCTCTGACCGGTTGTACTTCGAGCCTTTGACCTTCGAACACGTCATGGAAATCCTCCGCGTGGAACAATCCCGCGGCGAGCTGCACGGCGTCATCGTACAATTCGGCGGTCAAACGCCCCTGAAGATCGCCCAGGCCCTGCAAGACGAAGGCATCCCCATCCTCGGCACCACCCCCGACGCCATCGACCTTGCCGAAGACCGCGAGCGCTTCCAGCAGCTCGTCCAATCCCTCGGCCTCAAACAACCCCACAACGCGCTCGCCCATTCCGACGCTGAAGCCTTTGAAAAAGCAAAAGAAATCGGCTTCCCCCTCGTCATCCGCCCCTCCTACGTCCTCGGCGGTCGCGCCATGGAAATCGTGCGCGATCAGGCCCAGCTGGAACGCTACATCTCCGAGGCCGTCGTCGTCTCCGGCGACAGCCCGGTGCTCTTGGACAGCTACCTCTCCGGCGCGGTCGAGCTTGACGTCGACGCGCTCTGTGACGGCACCCAGGTCCACGTCTCCGGCATCATGCAGCATATCGAGGAAGCCGGCGTGCATTCCGGCGACTCAGCCTGCTCCCTGCCGCCCTACTCCCTCGACGCGGACGTCATCACTGAAATCCGCCGCCAGACCGAGGCGCTGGCAAAAGCCCTCAACGTCGTGGGCCTGATGAACGTGCAATACGCCATCAAATCAGGCGAAATCTTCCTGATCGAGGTCAATCCTCGTGCATCAAGAACCGTCCCCTTCGTCGCCAAGGCCGTCGGCTCCCCCATCGCCGCCATCGCGGCCCAAGTTATGGCCGGGGCCAAGCTCAAAGACTTCGACCTCGTCGACCCGATGATCGACACCTTCGCGGTGAAAGAGGCCGTCCTCCCCTTCGCCCGCTTCCCCGGCGTCGATACGATCCTCGGCCCCGAAATGCGCTCCACCGGCGAAGTCATGGGCTCCGACCCCACCTTCGCGCGCGCCTTCCTCAAGGCGCAGATGGGCGCAGGCACGGAATTGCCGCAAAACGGCACCGGCAAGGTCTTCATCTCCATCCGCAACGAGGACAAGACCCCCGCCATGCTGCAGGCCGTGAAAACGGTTCACGCGCTCGGCCATAAGCTGCTCGCCACCCGCGGCACCGCCGCCTGGCTGACCGAAGCAGGTCTGGATGTAGAAACGGTAAACAAAGTCTACGAGGGCCGTCCTTCGGTGGTCGATCAGCTCAAGGACGGGCTCATCTCACTGGTCTTCAACACCACCGAGGGCGCCCAGGCGGTCGAAGACAGCCGCGACATCCGCTCCATCGCGCTCTACGACAAAATCCCCTACTACACGACCGCCGCCGGCTCCCAAGCCGCCGCCATGGCCATGCAGGCAAGGGTTGAGGGGGAATTTGAGGTTAGGGCGTTGCAGGGGTGACGTTGGGCTCTTGAAAGGCTTGTCGATTACTCCCAATTGTTAGGGATGGGAAGCGAACCAAAATCTCAAGCATACTCAGAACGCTACGCGACTTGGCGTCACCTTGATGGAATCAGATATCAAATAATTCAGCTTTCGATTGCTTTTATTGGCGCAGTCGTAATTCTTACAGACATTGGTGACGGTTCGTTCCCACCTTGGATGTATTTTCTAATCGGTCTTGTCTACCTCGCACTTTGGGGCGTCTTGGCAAAAGTAAATTCCGCCAT is from uncultured Litoreibacter sp. and encodes:
- the carB gene encoding carbamoyl-phosphate synthase large subunit, with the protein product MPKRTDINSIMIIGAGPIIIGQACEFDYSGAQACKALREEGYRVILVNSNPATIMTDPEMADATYIEPITPDVVAKIIEKERPDALLPTMGGQTGLNTSLALEEMGVLEKFNVEMIGATREAIEMAEDRKLFREAMDRLGIENPKATIVTAPKDAHGKYDVKEGVKIALDALEEVGLPAIIRPAFTMGGTGGGVAYNRDDYEAICHSGLDASPVGQILVDQSLLGWKEYEMEVVRDHADNAIIVCAIENVDPMGVHTGDSITVAPALTLTDKEYQIMRNHSIAVLREIGVETGGSNVQWAVNPADGRMVVIEMNPRVSRSSALASKATGFPIAKIAAKLAVGYTLDELDNDITKVTPASFEPTIDYVVTKIPRFAFEKFPGSEPYLTTAMKSVGEAMSIGRTIHESMQKALASMETGLTGFDEIDIDGMPGVDAVTWGPAAEGDIIPRIVVGKDATAQEAIDKTLTRELSKQTPDRLRVIAHAMRFGFSNDEINEINQFDPWFLARIREIIAAEATLAKDGLPMTEDGLRELKMLGFTDARLAKLTGRNENDVRKARHNLGVTACFKRIDTCAAEFEAQTPYMYSTYEAPMMGEVECEARPTDRKKVVILGGGPNRIGQGIEFDYCCVHACYALTKAGYETIMINCNPETVSTDYDTSDRLYFEPLTFEHVMEILRVEQSRGELHGVIVQFGGQTPLKIAQALQDEGIPILGTTPDAIDLAEDRERFQQLVQSLGLKQPHNALAHSDAEAFEKAKEIGFPLVIRPSYVLGGRAMEIVRDQAQLERYISEAVVVSGDSPVLLDSYLSGAVELDVDALCDGTQVHVSGIMQHIEEAGVHSGDSACSLPPYSLDADVITEIRRQTEALAKALNVVGLMNVQYAIKSGEIFLIEVNPRASRTVPFVAKAVGSPIAAIAAQVMAGAKLKDFDLVDPMIDTFAVKEAVLPFARFPGVDTILGPEMRSTGEVMGSDPTFARAFLKAQMGAGTELPQNGTGKVFISIRNEDKTPAMLQAVKTVHALGHKLLATRGTAAWLTEAGLDVETVNKVYEGRPSVVDQLKDGLISLVFNTTEGAQAVEDSRDIRSIALYDKIPYYTTAAGSQAAAMAMQARVEGEFEVRALQG